From the Zymoseptoria tritici IPO323 chromosome 2, whole genome shotgun sequence genome, the window ggaagctgAGGACGTCGTCTCGCCATCGGACTTCTCTCCACTAGCATTCGAAATCGTCGCGCCTCGACCCTTGAACACCACACATACCCGCCGACCTTCAAACTCCCGCCGAGCGCCGGAGATCCGCAAAGTGCGAATCAAAGTGCATGCCGAAGACATGCGGTATGTGATGACTTCTCCCAACGTCACATACCAGGAACTCGTCGGTCAGATCCAGGTCAAATTCGCATTCAAGGGCGAATTCAAGCTGAAGATCAAAGACGAGGATGGCGATATGGTGACCATGGCCGACCAGGACGATCTGGACATGGCGATGGGGACGTGCAAAGCCgccgcggcgaaggagatggcggagatgggCAAGATGGAGGTCTGGGTGCAGGAGGTGTGATGGTTTGATGATCAGCGTTGGTGTtgagtcgaggaggatgcatTGCTTGGGATGCATTGCATTTGAGCTTACGCTCTTTTTTCTTTTTGATTGCAATCTAGGGTCCCACAGCACCGGAGGCCAGCGAGCGTACAAGCGTCGGAACGATTTCATGTGCATATTGATTGGCAGAAGCGGAGGATGAAGCATATAGCAACGAAAGAACATGCTTACCTATTCTGAACACTTCTTTGAGTCAAGGACAAAGTCGTTCACATCTTCCGTATTTCACCCACGGAAAGAGAAGACCCGGGCTCACAGATACGATGTCCACCTCGACGAGACGCGAGATGAGCGAGTCTAGAGACCTGGAGACTTAGTCTTCCAACCACAGTCCCGCGAGGCGCCAGCTTCGGAGCAACAGGGAGAGAAAACATTCCCGTTCCAAGAATTATGCCATTGCTAGCTCTCGCATCCATCTTCCTTTAGTCGCGAGAGGAAGTCTGAGCCACTCGGCGTCGCCGCGCCCTCATCTCAGCTGACCGCATATCCAGCTCCAGGCAGCGTCGACAAGCCTTTTGATGAGCCATGCACACCGCACGATACCTTTCTCGATGTACTGTCCGCTGGCGCAATATGAGAACGCTGCCGCCTCGCCTTGCTGTTTCTTCTTCATCAGCCCTCCCGCCTCTGAGCCGAAATTCTCACTTGGAGTAAAGCCTGGCGAGGAGAGTATTGTGGTATTTCAGCGAGGTGGTCTGATGTTGTCTGTTCTAGAACTTCGCACATGCGATGCAGCCATGTCAGCCAGACTTGTCAGCCCTGTGCTGATGACGGGGAGCATGAGGAGATACTTGAGGAAGCGACGCCGGTATCGGCGTGTGCGCTGCACTCGGTCCAGAGTTTCGGATGAAAGAGTCGCTGCGTGTGATGCTGTCCATTGCTCGGTCAGACATGTGACTCGGTCGAACGGAAAGCAGTGGTGAGAGCAAGGCGCTCGTTATCCTTAGAAGAGGTCTGAGAAGCGAATCAGTGACTGCGACATCATCAAGCGTGGAAATAAATTACTCACCGGCAGCGTTCGTCGGCATCTTTTCTATTTCAGTGCTGTAGAACTGCTCAATTTCATGCATTGCGCGCAGTTCATCGCCGGACACCAGGTTGACGGCGACACCCTTACGACCTCGCCGACCGCCACCGCCCCGTCCGACACGGCGAATGTAGTCCTCCGGATCGGACGGAAGATCATAGTTGATGACAAGAGGGACTTGCTGGACGTCAATCGATTTGGCGATCATGTTGGTAGCGACGAGGATATGAGAGCCAGAAAAGAAGTGCTGCAGAATGTCAGCACGCTGCCAGGCGTCCATGTCACGATGGATCGCCGAGACAGGAATGTCGCGGGCAGTGAGCTTGTCGGTCAGCCATTCGACCTTTTTCCGAGTGTTGCAGAAAATCACCGTTTGTCtgttggtgatgatggtCTTGTGGAGATCGGAGAGGCGGTCGACCTTCCAGTCTTCTTGGTCGGTTTCGACGGTGAGGTAGAACTGTTTGCTACCTTTCAGGCAAGTCTCGTACTTCTCGACTGTAATGCGGACTGGATCACGCATGAACTCGGAAATGACCTCTAGCACGTCCTGGGGCATGGTAGCAGAGAAGAGAACGACTTGGGTGGTCGTGCTCTGACGAAGTATCCCGAAGATGTCGCGTATTTGCTCATCAAAACCGCGGGATAATATCTCATCGGCCTCGTCGAGCACGGTCATCTTGATGTTGTCAGTACAGAGAGCTCCGCGGTGAATCATGTCCAGGACACGTCCGGGAGTGCCGACGACCACTGACTGTAGCCCGTCCTGAAGAGCCGTTATATCATCTCCTATGCGAGTACCACCAACGCAAGCGTAGCATTCGACATTTGTAAAATCACCGATTGTCGACAGGACCTTCTGAATCCGCTGTGCACGCTCACGGGTCGGGGCAATGATCAAGGCCTGGCATGCCTTAACAGTGGAATCGATGCTCTGAAGGACGGAGATGGAAAGTGCAGCGGTCGTCCCGGAACCAGACCGCGCCTGCGCAACAACGTCCTTGCCTTTCGACGTGGTGAGCACGAGTCTGGCACCCATTTTACGACCTTGCACTCACCCCGAACGATTGGCATGATAGCACGCTGCTGGAGAGCTGACGGACGTTCGAATCCGTACGCGTAAATTCCCCGCAGAAGGTCGGTCGAAAGGTTCATAGCATCGAAGGAGTCGGTGGTCTCATCGCAGGTGGACTCGATCTCAGCTGGGAATCTATCAGCGACATGCGGAACATCTGCAAAATGTACATACTTACCAGCATCGATATCGTCAAGTCCCTTGTCGTCAGCCATGATTGCGATTCAGTGAGATCGGTGGGGAGGGTTCCCGGATTGTGGTCCATAACGGAAACAATTCTAGACTGTCGCGACTGTCAAGAGGAAGAAAGTAAGTAGGTACTGAACCTCCAGCACCTGCAATGCGTCACCAGAATGGACGAGGGTGAGGTGACGCTCGTCGACTCCAACAACTGGGAGTCAGACTGCCCAGAAGTGAGTCAATTGCGCGTTTAAAAGCGAAGGATTTCGCCAATGATGTGATGTAGCCGTCCATTCGCTATCCTTCGCGGTTGCAGAAAAGCAGTAGCCATTTCAGACCTGTCAGCCCTGCGCTGATGATGAGAAAGTACCAGAGGAAGGCACACCGGTGTCGGCGAGACTCGAGTCCGCTTCACACGGACGAAAATCTCGGACGAAGGAATTCTGCACTCGACCTCGCTGTTCAAAAGTCACATCCGACGACATGTGACTGACATGCCGTCTCAGATGAAAGTGATGTGCGCAGAGTTCGGAGTGATCCGGATGTAGGCGGCATGATGGTTCGTCCCACTCCACAGCAAGCGACCGACAACCACGAGCCACAACGACGTCGAGACAACCACGCGTCCATCATCCCACGCACAACACACGCGGAATGATGTTGAATCACCTACGAAAGACGTCACCGCAAGCAATTGGAACTCGCCGACCGAAAAAAACCTTGTTTCTTTTCCTCGAAGGTTTTGTGCAAGGCAGAGCAAGCCGGCCGGTCCTGCCGGAAAGGAAAGGTACTTTGTAATACCTTTTTCGAAAGTAGGCACCGGAATGATGTAAATGATGGGTTGCTCGGGTCAGGCAGGTAGGTACCTTGATTGTGCTGTGCTGTGCTGTCCATCCGTTCCAGAAATACAAGCTTGGTTACAGGAAGATGTCGCAGCGATGATGAAAGGACACGCGCGTGGGTACAGGCATCTTCCCTGAGTgaagaggaggtcgaggtcgtagtCGTTGGGTGAATTCCGATGGAAAGGTTGTAGCGAATTCTCGAACAACCCGACTTGACTGCTTTCGTTCCATGATGCTGTGATGAGTGTGATCCGCGAAAGAGTGGAGCCCGGGGTCTTAGAAATCAAGCTCTTCGCGTGTGCGTGTGCGTGTGCGTGTGCGTGTGCGTAATGCCGCCTTGCAAATCAGGGTCAGAAACGGGATTCGTTGCGCGGCGCTCCGGCGGATAGTAGGACGGTCGGGCTGAATGTTAACGCCGAGTGATGACCGGTCTTTTTGTTGACGCAATTTTCTTTGAGAGTGGTATGAGGATGAATGGAATGGGAAATTGGAGAGATGTGAGAGAAGAGGTGTTTTGGTGTGTATGATGTTTGATTTGAGTGTGTGTTTGAAACTATGTCCATTTATCCTGAGGCGTTCTCGACCTCACTAGCTGTGAGGGAGAACTGCCCAATGGATCTTCCTTTCGTCCTGAGATGAGATACCATATTCCTGTCCTGTTGGAGCCCTTCCATGGACATCGTGAAGACGCCTCGCTTTGTACCCAAAACTCGCTCGCTTGAAAAAAGACTCGCTAAATCGCTGCACAACGCTGTAACAGAAGACATGTAGATTGATTCATCATGCTCAGCAAGCCGCCGCGATCATcggttgttgttgatgttgctgctgcatgaTGATGTCTTCCATTGGTGAACTTGACTTCATGTCGTTGAAGAAGTTGGTCGTTGTGATGGCTTGTCGTTGCTTTTCGCTGAGTTCGTAGTTGATCTGCTCGGGTGATGAAGGCATTGATTCGTCGTCTGAAGATTCCGAGTCGTCCGAGTCGAGGGTGAGTTCTGGTGGAGAGTGGATTGATGCCACGCGTGTGAGGCTGAGTTCCTCTTCGTattcgtcctcatcctcgtagACTTCGTCCTCAGAGTCTTCATCATCGTACTCGATCTCGTGGGATGAGATCTCGACGGGAGGCGATTTGAGTCTTCGGAGAgggatggtggagaggtagtcgatgtcctcgtcgtAGATGTCGGAGCCGTCGTCAGATTCGAGGTcagagtcgtcgtcctccaTGTCCTCGTCAATGGTGTCGATCCATTGAATGTGCTGAGGTTGCTCGGGCTTGGAGGCTTTCTTGACGGATTGGTTGAACCAGGCTTCTTGCTCGCGTTCGGCGTCGGCGAGTTCGAGCATGAGAGTGTCGAGGAGGTTGGCGTGTCCTACGAGTCGTCGGAGGTTGTGGTCTGCTCGTCCTGCTTCACGGCCGAGCTTGGTTCGTGCAGTGGAGGCGACAAAGTAGGTTTGAGTGAGAGACATCTTTCGTTTGATGATGGGCGAAGATGGTGGGGAGATCTGGTAGATGCCGGTGGGTGTTGGTTCGTCAATGGACGattggaagcggaggagggaagtCATGGTTGTATATGTGATGGCCTGCTAGGCAGTGACTCAAAGGATATTGATGGTGCGAGTTCGGAGTCAATGGCGACAGTCGGTGCCTGAGTCACCAAATAAGGTTGTATGGGCTGGTTGACCGTTGGTATTGTGGTCGATGTATGttgatggtgttgatgagTTGAATGGTGCAAGAGTTGTTGTTCGTTGGTGGATGTCTTGTTGCTGAGTAGAGAGGATGTTGTATCTTGGAATGGAAGGAGGTTCGAAACTTGGGGGATGAAGGACGATCTATGTATGTCGCATGTTGACAGGACCGGTCGGGTACAAGGTCAGACAAAAATCCGTTGCTCCCGCCCTGCGCTGCCTGCATGGCTCATCGATGGCTTACGATGGGATGGATGATCCACAATCCACCCGCGCGCCGGACCCTTGTCTTGTGCTGGCGGGATTTCCTTGCGGCCGGGATTtagtcttctcctccgccgcgccCGGACTCTGAGAAATAATGAAATTCGTCAGCCGGAACTGGGCCAATCGCTGTCCGTCATTCCAGCCGTCGCTCTGTAATCCTTCTCTTGCGCCGGACCAACTCGCTCTCCGCTTCCATCTCCCTGAGGTATCCTCCCACCGCTGCTGTTTGACCGTACGGAGTTTGAGTCACCGTGTGTCCTCTATGCAGAAGGATCTCACACACTCATCTCATCGCATACCGCATCTTCCGATGCATTGTCTCATGCAGTCACAGGACCGGATACTCCAGTCTCATCTCCATTTCCTCCGTGCCCCGCCCGTTTCGCAATATCAAAAAGCATCGTGAGATTCGTACCAGTGTTGCGCTCGCGCTTCCCAGTAGTCTCCAGGCGTCAGGATTCCTTTCTCTCTGCACGGTCGTACACAGCCTTAACGCCGCGCCAACACAATCTCGTTAGTCTCAGGCATCTACAATTCCATCCTCATTTCATTGTTATCCCTTTTCGGACGCTGTTGCGACCTCTATCCACGGTATCGACAAGCCACAAAGAGGTTGTTCCTCGTGGTACATGGATGGCCTCCAAACATCGAGACCATCGCGGTGCTTCCGCTTCGAACGGTCACCATCCTCAATTGTACCGTGCGTCCTTCGACAACGATCGGCGACCAATGCACAGCTAGGATATCTCATCGACAACCACATCAGATCGCTAGAAACTCCCAAACAGTCATTTTCACAATGGTCGCAATGGCCATCAAAATTCGGTATGGATACCACGATTAAACTTTTTCCATTTCGTCCGTAAAGTCCATCGCTATGAGGCTGCCTGAAGTCTAAAAAGTCGTCGGCGTCGTCGTTCCCACCGTCGCAATACTGCTCGTTTTCGGCGTCGCTTTGACCGTATACCTTAACACTTCCGAATCGACTTTCGTATATGCAATATTCTGCTGCCTGAGGTGCGACCTCGCGTCGTCGGTGACCGCAGCGACCGTCTACACCACAATGTACCTCGTGTACCTTGATGACCGCAGTTGTGCACCGCCTTGGCCAAAGGAATCGGCTCTCGGCCGAACACGCGAAACGAGCGGCCGGTCGGTCCAGCCTTTCACAGACGCAGGCACGGCTGACTCCTTCTCTCGCTTCGCTGCTCACTGCTCACATCATCAGGCGGCCAGCACGGTAGCGACGGTAGGAGTGGTATTGTGGCTTGCTGTGCTTACACAACCCTTGCGGATCCTGCGCCCTATGAAGTGACTGAGCTCGGACTCCGCAGAGAGACAAAAGACACCGCCGATCCAGGCTGGGTTGCTCTCTTTGTAAACTCCGCTTACAAACGCCGCAAGCCACATTTTTGATCATCATGTTATGAGGTGCTCGCTGCTTTCAaacggagatggaggtgCTGATGAACCTACTTCGTCTATTGACTTTTGTTTTTGACTCACCTTTTGTGGTCGTTCATCATGATTGATTGCATTCGAGGGCTGTGGAGATTGTCTCCTCTCACGTTCTCATTGCATCTCATTGACAGCCTCACAATTGCGAAATGACTTCTGAAAGTAGCATCCATGCCATCGGCACACCTTCGTCTACGATCGACGCACGTCCATGCTCAGCCACGACGACCGATTCTCACCGAACCTGGCACATCCGCTAATCGCGAACAGAAACCAGCGTCGTTGCTGCCCAGAAGCTCGTGGCAGACATCCTCACAAAGCGGTGCTGGACAGCCAGGGAGAATGGCATCGCAACCCCATCGATGAAAAGACGTGGAAGCACCGCAAGCATCGATCCGCAACACAAATTGCACTGCCATCGAGAAAGCGTCGTGAATCACAGGACATCCCACACAGCATGCATGTCGTGTAAAGAGGCGTTGATGTGGAAACACGAGACACCGGGAACCAGCCTCATCTTCTGAAACGCCATGGACAGCCTCATCGCGACTTgccgatgacgatgatgatcgATGTCGTCCATCGCCTGAAGGTTTTCCGGGAATCTGGGACAGGGCATGTGGGCTAACAGGGAAGACCTTGCGTGGGGAGTCCGGGGTTGGAAGGTCTGGAACTTGCTTCTGGAATCTGCGTCGACGAAGCTATGGCTGTGGTTGTGTTTCAGTCTATATGGGACTCATCGATCGAATGATTATGCGCCGGTGAGGTCTCCGATCGACGGAAGTGATGTGAAGGTGCGGTTTCAAGAGTGAGGTTGAAGCAGAAGTATCACAAAAATGCAATCGCTCAATTTCAattctctctctctgcaaTCATAAACCAAACCATGCTTCCAAACTCCAAACCATGCCAATCAAAAACGCTTCAGCACTTGAAGCGAGGGTATCGTAAACCAAAAACACACTCTCCATCTCAAAACGCCTGTCCATGCCCATGCCTCCGAACTCATTACCACAGTGATGCTGACTCGACCCTTTCGGGGAGCGTAGCAGAGCACTGGAATCCTCCATCCAATTCAATCCGGTTCCAATACAGAATCCCGTGATGCTGACTCAACCCCGAGGGGGAGCGTAGCAGAGCACTCAATCTCCATCTTCCAATTCAATTCCATTCCAAAATCCCGTGGTGCTGACTCGACCCGAAGGGAAGCGTAGCAGAGCCTCCAAATTCACCGTCCAGTTCAATCCAGTTCCGTTCCAAGTTCCTGTGGTGCTGACTCGACCCCAAAGGGGGAGCGTAACGAACCCTCCAAATCCACCATccaaatcctcctcccttcccaATCCCTCCATCATTCCCAGCCTCACAATGCTCGTGCCCTCATCGCAAGCTCGTCGAATTTCCATCTGGAATCGCACATGTCCTTCTCGAGTGCTCGGAGTTTGTCGGATCTGGCCTTGGCCTCGttcatcttcttcgtgaGGGCGCGGAGTGCTTCCAGTTTCGCTTTGCGTTCTTCGGCCTGgtgttcctcctccttgcgcttctcctcgatttcttCGGGTGTAGATTTGGGTTCCCCTTCCTACATGGAAGCCCAATCATCGTCCCATGCGTTTTCAAGCTCTGACATCGCTGTCATGGTGCTGTGCATGATGCGTGTTGTGATCGTTCCGGTGGCCGAAAGTGCGCGTGTTGTGATCGTTCCGGCGGCCGAAAGTGCAGTGTCCAGCCATTCGCCCGCGGTTGTTGGTCGTTCCTCTGCTCGATACCAAGTCGCAACTGGTTCTGTGACCGCCGCGCTGTCGTCGAAGACAAAGTTGAAGAGAATTCCGAAGAGCCATGATACAGTCTCGATCGGTGATGTGATG encodes:
- a CDS encoding ATP-dependent RNA helicase, producing MADDKGLDDIDAAEIESTCDETTDSFDAMNLSTDLLRGIYAYGFERPSALQQRAIMPIVRGKDVVAQARSGSGTTAALSISVLQSIDSTVKACQALIIAPTRERAQRIQKVLSTIGDFTNVECYACVGGTRIGDDITALQDGLQSVVVGTPGRVLDMIHRGALCTDNIKMTVLDEADEILSRGFDEQIRDIFGILRQSTTTQVVLFSATMPQDVLEVISEFMRDPVRITVEKYETCLKGSKQFYLTVETDQEDWKVDRLSDLHKTIITNRQTVIFCNTRKKVEWLTDKLTARDIPVSAIHRDMDAWQRADILQHFFSGSHILVATNMIAKSIDVQQVPLVINYDLPSDPEDYIRRVGRGGGGRRGRKGVAVNLVSGDELRAMHEIEQFYSTEIEKMPTNAADLF